AGGAATGAGATTAGATTAGACTTCACAGATAACTGTTATTATGATTGTTGTCTTTTCAATTGGTGTGGTGAAACTACAACGTGTAATAACTTATGAGTGTGAACAATACAACAAGcctgtttatttttgttttcctcATCCGAAAGGTTAGAGAAAACCAGCAGATATACAAAAACCGTTCTTACATTTGAGCCTCAGAACTATTGTAGAGCTTGCACTTGTTTGTTCCAGCACAAACGAGACATTCGTCTGCATCACCTTCAACATGACTCAGACAATGTTGGATTCTGTCGTTTACCACGTCCTGCAGAAAGAAACATAAGCAGATTACTAAAATTTCAGTAGGCAAAAGAGAATATATCAGCTTTTATTGATGCATGAGGGTGCTCACATCCCTTAGTAGtaagattggggaaaaaaaaaacatgagttaTTTCTTACAATGAGGAGATTATGGAGGCCGAGAGGTGCAGTAATGAGGTATGAGATGGAAGGGAACTCCTTTGCAGCATCAGCCGTCAAAGCAGGAATGTCCTTTAATCAAACAAGAGCCGTAATCCCACAAGGTCATTAGTGTACAGTCCtctaaaagtttcaaaaaaacatatacacTGGATGCAAAAAGGACATACCTGATGCCAGTGTCTTCCAGGAAACAGAAAAAACGGGCTAACAACAACACGTTTCGCTCCTTGTTGTACACACAGACTGAATGCACTTTTTATAGACGGCTCAGCCAATTCCTAGTGTAAATAAGAAATCAGAAATATAGAAAGcagaaccaaaacaaaaaaaaacaatgtccAAGTAGTCGATTCAAGCTAAGTCTAAAACATAATCAGAAAACTACAAAAAGAAGATATCAGATTTTAGCAATTTCATAAGAATGcaagtagttttttttgttttttttgaactaaGGAATGCAAGTAGTTCAAACAAATCAATTCAATCAGATGGAGTAATGATCTCAGGTCACATACTGCATCCTAAAGGAACATGAGAAACTACAAACAAACTGTATCAAATTCACAAGAATGCAACTCTAGTGGTTCAAACAAGGGATCTCAGTCAGGTAAACTATCAGAAATGGAGTGAACTTAACTGAAAAGTCTCAGGTTATACTGCATTCTAAAGGAACAtgagatgataaaaaaaaaaaaaaaacattaccatATGAGCAGGCTCCACAATAGGGTAGCCAGTGTTGTCTTTGAACATCTTCACAAACTCCTCTGGAAACTCTCAAGACAATTAATTACATCTATTGTAATGAGACAATTAACAATCAACAAAGCATAAGATTAAGAAGAGAAGTCTCACCAAGCATGATATTAGATTCTCGGCGACGAGAACCGTGGTCTACGATTATAATCCCATCAGCATCACCAATCCCACTTCTGAGCAACTCGCCATTCTCGAACCTCGCCAAACATGGAGATCCTCTTCTCTTTATTCGTCGGGATTGAACGTTGTCAACTTTTAAGGAACATGGCAAAGCCCATGGCCGATTCATCtcacaagaagaagatgaaacaggAGCATCTGCTCTGAGATTGCTACAACAACAAAAGTTGAGAGGAGAAAACTTCAGAATAGAGCAAAACAAGAGAAGAAAAGGAGATAAGGGTAATGAATGATAAAAGAACCGTTGGGAGGAGATTCTCAGGTTGATGAAGAAGTGAGATTGAGTCGCTGCCATTGAACTCATCTGATAAACTTGTTGTCGGGACTGACTCCATTTTCACTTTATTTGTTTTTCCCATAATTCCTCGAGAAAACTGTAAATACATAAATGGGCCGTTAGTGAGCCTTTAGTTTAATCGGGGTTCGTATTTCAGGTTTATAAATTTAGCCCCAGtagaatattataaaatttcggttcggatttggttcGAGTTTAGTCGGATTCAGTTTGGAGTTTagtaatattttcaaaaacctgttaaaccctaattttggtttTCGAATCTTAATCGGGTTTTTGGTTCcgtaatattattttgtacttaGTTAAACCCACAAACTAAATAAAGATCGAATGAAATATagacaaagaaaaaagagaaatattcttgtcatgatttttttatatttttagtgtaATTTTCAATTAAGTAAATTAGAGAGTAAAGATAATGACCTGAACAACTCATAAACTATGTGCAAATACAGTATACCAAATATATTATAGATACTTAttgattcaaaatttcaaatatttattcaGTTCGGGTTTGATTCGGAGAAAACCCATGTTATGTCGGAttcacttattatttatttttattggacCGAATTTGGTTTGGGTTTTCGAATTTGGTTCATTTGTCAAACCCTAATTACTAAGCACACAATCGTTTATGCGAAGATCCAAATGAAGGAAAagtatctttttctttttttttgtcaacgaagGAAAAGTATCCTTAAGAGCATATTTATCCCTGAGAAATCCAATTGGTTTCTTAggtttatttttacaaaaaaaaaattaataaacaaactaatcgcgggccgccacgaaTCAGTGGGCTCCGCGAATAATGTAAGAAACTCACTAAAATCGGTTCTTAATTAGTAGTTTTCGTAATCGATCTTTAAGGGTTTTGTGAGGGTCCACATACTAAGAACCTCACTAAGGATCCcggataaacatgctctaagcTATAGTTTTAAGGGGATGACTCTTGAGTAAATTAATCAACGAGCACTAATCCCATTAACCTTAGTTAAGCCTTAAATGGGCCTATTTTCTGAAGCCCatatgaaaatgaaacaaaagaaatggcaaaaagaatatattatttaacaCGGTCGGAAACTCAGTTCCGGAACCTAACAAGTTcggtctctctctccctctctctagCGAACTCGTCTCTGGTTCTCTCCAAGTCTATCGCCGCACATCTTCTTCCGCCAAGCCTCTGATTACAATCTATTAAAGATGGAATGAGCATAAAATCGATTTTGTCAATATCTCTATTATTCCAAGACAGGTACGAACACATGAGGAGACACTTGTTTGTGCCTTAACCAAGTTAAGGTTTTCGTATTACATTGGAAACTTTCGAGATTTAGGCCTTTTCGGAAAGTGTTCTCACGAATTCGAAAGAAttgctccttttttttttttttttgcattcgaTTAAATGAAAGACTCCCTCTTTTTGTTTTGCAGTGATACAAGTAGCTAACGATGTATTCAAGATTGATAAGAAGGAACCAGAGACTAAGTTGTTTTGTATTGAAGCAAGACAAATGCTTAGCTAGACCACCGACTCGTGACTTCACCGGTTCACCATCCTACAGATTAGCAAATACACTAACAAACCATTTCACAAGAAAGCACCCATCTTGCTTCCCTATTGCCTCTGGAAACTCTTTGTGTCTCTCTTTGAACAGCCAGTTGCGTCGGTTTAGCTCTGATGGCGATGGTGCTGGTGAGGATAACCTGAGCAAAGAAAAGACTGGGAAAGAGAAGAGCGTTCTTGGAGGAGTTAACCGTTTTGATTCTCACGCTCAGCTTGGAAAGCAAGACCAAATAGATTGGCTCAACAACGAGAAGCTTGCGAGCGAGAGCAAAAAGGATTCACCTTTCCTTAACAAACGAGAGAGGTTAAAGAATGAGTTCTCGCGGAGGATTCAGCCTTGGGAAACTATTCAGCTCTCCTTTGAGTCGTTTCCTTACTACCTCCAGTAATTAAACAATCTTTTGttatcttcttattttttttctctttttttttttgctaatattatctgttttttttttcaccagCGAGCACACAAAGGACACTCTAGTAGAGTGTGTTACCTCGcatataaaacaaagaaacgtGGCGTCCACGTATGGCTCTCGTTTAGGTTCTTCAAGTGGGAGGATATTGCTCCAGAGTGTTCCAGGTTCGAGCAGTGTTTgatgtcttgttttttttttgttatatcaaAGTAtggataatgatttttttttttaatacaggCACTGAGCTGTATCGTGAGAGGCTGGTACGAGCACTTGCTCGAGACTCGCAAGTTCCTCTGTTGATTCTTGACAGCAGCGTTCTTGCTCCTTACGTGAGTTTTTCTGATGTTTATTTTGCTATGGCTTTGGAAccttttataaatgttttagcgtgatttttcttttggttctgGTCAGGATTTTGCTGATGACTACAATGAAGAGTCTGAATCGGATGATGAGGCTGCGGAGTCAGATGATGAGACTGCAGAATCGGAAGCTGAGGAAGAAACGGATGCAAACAATGACGAGGAGGGTAGCAGTGAGGCGAAAGTAGAGGGAAGTGACGATGAAGAAAGGTATCTAGAGATTTCTAAAGAAGTTCTCAAGAAACTTGGAGCTGACATAGAGGATATAGAGAAGGTATGATCTACTAATGTGAGACTCATATCGTTACCTTATCATATAGATTTTCTAATATTTGTATTAAACATTTGGCAGAGAATGTCTGGACAGTTGCTTGGCTCCTCTGAGGTTCCTAAAGCTATAGCTGTTGATCATAGTGATAAAGCTAAGCGGCCTCTTAAGAAAGGTAGCTAACTCTCAGCACGTTCACCTGCCGCATTTGCATTAAATGGTGTTTGTTTATCACTGTCAAGGGTCTTTGATGTACCTTCATCGTTGTAGAAGCTCTAGATGTTCTTAGTGTATTCATTTCCTGAATGGGCCTAGCTTGTTTAAGTAACGTTTCTTTGTATCTAATTAgattttctttgttctctcattgGCTTTTGGCTTTACCACTTTCATTTCTGAAATTTTTAACATGTTTGCAGGAGACCAAGTTAGGTATGTTGGGTCGGCTAAGAAAGACGAAGGAAAGCGTAGGTAATATACTGATTCACTTCTGCGGGAAACTATCTCTCTTTACTTGTGCTTAAATATTTCAATTTGTGGATATGGCTCTACTGGACTGTGTGGTTCATTAGAAGATTTTATATAATACTTGTTATGGCGAAAAATATGGCAGAAAACAAAATAGATGTTTAGCTTTTGCATAATGTTGGAGAAACaatttgatgttaattttataaattttcttttgtagCATGGTTTCTTTTAGTGCTTGCACCCCACCTGGCATGTTACTTCATGAAATTTGCTTTTCTAGTGATCTGTAGAATCCTTGTCAGCTATAAGTTATGCATGCCGTCTTTCTTTCATGTTCTAATCATTGATTGTGTTTGATGTTTTACTTGCTTTAGAACTATCCTGCATTATACAGCTTGAAATGATTAACTCACCACCCCAGGACTGAGCAATGATTAGCTCTTTACTCCATTCGTATTTTGTCAGTTGGCGTATATAGTGGAAATTGATATGTAGCTACTTATAATTTTCCATGTTGATGCTTGATGGTGCCGTTCTACAAAATTGGTGCATCTCTGTTTCTTGTGTTTATATCCTTTTCCCATGTCCATGTAATTTAATTTACATTTGATTGGATAAAAAAGGGTTTTCAGTTTAATTCCTCTGATATGTATAGTCCTCTAAAATACATATCAGGTTTCTATACTTGTTTATGTACTTTTATTTGAATGTCTTTTTGTAGTCTATTAAGGCATGTAAGCCTTCTAGCAAGTTCTTAGTTAGCCTAAGTTTTGTATATAAGGCATCAAAGCCTTCACCCTGTAAACTTGGACCTTCTTACCAGTGGTTTGGAGTTGGTTGATGTCCGTATTTGTGATCTGATCTATCCTAGAAACATCTTCGAGTTACCAAAGCTAATAATTATGATTGCATCCTTATTTTGTGTTGGCTTGTAAATGGATCACAGGGTCGTATTGGGGAAGATTTCTACATCTGATGGTCAAAAAAGTGCTTTTACCGTTATTCCTG
The sequence above is drawn from the Brassica napus cultivar Da-Ae chromosome A8, Da-Ae, whole genome shotgun sequence genome and encodes:
- the LOC106439044 gene encoding sirohydrochlorin ferrochelatase, chloroplastic; the protein is MSSMAATQSHFFINLRISSQRNLRADAPVSSSSCEMNRPWALPCSLKVDNVQSRRIKRRGSPCLARFENGELLRSGIGDADGIIIVDHGSRRRESNIMLEEFVKMFKDNTGYPIVEPAHMELAEPSIKSAFSLCVQQGAKRVVVSPFFLFPGRHWHQDIPALTADAAKEFPSISYLITAPLGLHNLLIDVVNDRIQHCLSHVEGDADECLVCAGTNKCKLYNSSEAQM